CCCGTCGCGCCGTCCTCGCGGGCGCGGTCGAGACGGCGGTGAACATCCTGTGGGATGCCGCGCCGCTCGTGGGCGACCGTGTCAGCGTCGTCGGCGCGGGGATGATCGGCTGTGCGGTCGCGCGCCTGGCTGCCGGCATCCCAGGCGCGGACGTCGTGCTCGTCGACGTCGATCCCGCGAAGGCCGAGGTGGCGGAGGGTCTCGGGGTCGCGTTCGCCCCGCCCGATGGCGCACCGAGCGACCGCGACCTCGTGATCCACACGAGTGGATCCGGTGAGGGTCTGCAGCTCGCGATCGACAGCGTGGCGACCGAGGGCGAGGTGATCGAGGCGAGCTGGTTCGGCGATCGCCCGGTGAGCCTGCACCTCGGCGGTGCGTTCCACTCCCGGCGCCTCACGCTGCGGTCGAGCCAGGTCGGGATGGTGTCGCCGCGACGGCGCGGCACCCGCACGACCCGCGATCGCCTCGCGTTCGCCCTCGAGCTGCTGCGCGATCCCGTCTTCGACCTCCTGCTGACGGGCGAGTCGTCGTGGCGGGAGCTGCCCACGGTGATGGCGGCGATCTCCGACGGCTCCGCCCCGGGGCTGTGCCACACGATCGACTGGAGCGACGCATGACCTACTCCCTGACGGTGCGCGACCACATCATGATCGCCCACAGCCTCACCGGCGAGGCCTTCGGCCCGGCGCAGCGGCTGCACGGAGCGACGTACGTCGTGGACGCGACGTTTCGGACCTCGGCGCTCGGCGACGACGGCGTGGTCGTCGACATCGGGCGGGCGGGCGAGGTGCTGCGCGGCATCCTGTCGCTCCTCTCGTACCGCAACCTCGATGAGGAGCCGGAGTTCGCCGGGGTCAACACGACCACCGAGCGGCTGTGCGGCGCCATCGCCGGCAAGCTCGTCGCCGCGGTGCGGGACGGCGCCCTCGGCGAGGTGCGCCTCACGGGGATCGGCGTCACGCTGCACGAGTCGCACGTCGCGTGGGCGTCGTACGAGGTGGAGCTGTGACCGGACGCCGGCTGTGGTTCGTGGTTCCCGAGGGGATCGACGATCCGGCGCGCGTGAGCGGCGGA
This window of the Microbacterium sp. SSM24 genome carries:
- a CDS encoding zinc-dependent alcohol dehydrogenase; protein product: MPATAFWVDGPSQGSLREVALSEPRSGDAVVRTLVTGISRGTESIVFRGEVPATERDRMRAPFQAGDLPGPVVYGYLNVGVVESGPAGLAGRTVFTLFPHQSRFVVPASEVSVVPDAVPPRRAVLAGAVETAVNILWDAAPLVGDRVSVVGAGMIGCAVARLAAGIPGADVVLVDVDPAKAEVAEGLGVAFAPPDGAPSDRDLVIHTSGSGEGLQLAIDSVATEGEVIEASWFGDRPVSLHLGGAFHSRRLTLRSSQVGMVSPRRRGTRTTRDRLAFALELLRDPVFDLLLTGESSWRELPTVMAAISDGSAPGLCHTIDWSDA
- a CDS encoding 6-pyruvoyl trahydropterin synthase family protein, which produces MTYSLTVRDHIMIAHSLTGEAFGPAQRLHGATYVVDATFRTSALGDDGVVVDIGRAGEVLRGILSLLSYRNLDEEPEFAGVNTTTERLCGAIAGKLVAAVRDGALGEVRLTGIGVTLHESHVAWASYEVEL